A region from the Brassica napus cultivar Da-Ae chromosome C8, Da-Ae, whole genome shotgun sequence genome encodes:
- the LOC106415912 gene encoding uncharacterized protein At4g37920-like, whose protein sequence is MVSVSCSCAVSSFCSVEYRAPSFCAGSHVRLTTRALQIGQGYFLNLKNKSPHRFAVSAVVDDKSVVTPKEKKDESVVDEQKMVKVCDKLIEVFMVDKPSPSDWRRLLAFSKEWDNIRPHFYKRCRDRADSEEANPEMKHKVLRLARKLKEVDEDVQRHNELLNVIKTTSPADIGQLVARRRKDFTNEFFDHLHTVAESYYDNPDEQTVLASLGKLCIAAVQAYDTSTESIDALNAAEMKLQDIINSPSLDAACRKIDSLAEKNQLDSALVLMITKAWSAAKESNMMKDEVKDILYHLYVTARGNLQRLMPKEVRILKYLLSIEDPKEQMSALQDAFTPGEELEGTDVDYLYTTPEHLQSLIKTVLEAYHFSREGSLVKEAKDLMHPELIAKMEQLKLVVEKKYM, encoded by the exons ATggtttctgtttcttgctcttgtGCGGTTTCTAGCTTTTGCTCCGTAGAATATAGAGCTCCTTCCTTTTGTGCCGGAAGTCATGTGCGACTCACTACCCGTGCGCTTCAAATCGGACAAG GTTATTTCCTAAACTTGAAGAATAAAAGTCCTCACCGGTTCGCTGTTTCCGCTGTTGTGGATGATAAAAGTGTTGTAACGCCTAAAGAGAAGAAAGACGAAAGTGTGGTAGATGAGCAGAAGATGGTCAAAGTTTGCGACAAGCTAATTGAGGTTTTCATGGTTGACAAGCCCTCACCATCTGATTGGCGAAGGCTGCTCGCTTTCAGCAAAGAATGGGATAACATCCGTCCCCATTTCTACAAAAGGTGTCGGGATCGAGCTGATTCTGAGGAGGCTAACCCTgagatgaagcacaaggttCTTCGTCTTGCAAGAAAGCTAAAGGAGGTTGATGAAGACGTTCAAAGGCACAATGAGCTTTTAAATGTCATCAAGACGACATCACCTGCTGACATTGGCCAACTTGTTGCCAGGCGACGTAAAGATTTCACTAACGAGTTTTTCGACCATTTGCACACTGTTGCCGAATCCTACTATGACAATCCGGATGAGCAGACTG TCCTTGCATCACTTGGGAAGTTGTGTATCGCGGCTGTACAAGCTTATGACACTTCAACAGAAAGTATTGATGCACTAAACGCCGCGGAAATGAAGCTGCAAGACATAATCAATTCACCTTCTCTTGATGCTGCCTGCAGAAAGATTGACAGTTTGGCTGAGAAGAATCAGCTTGACTCGGCTTTGGTTCTTATGATCACAAAAGCTTGGTCTGCTGCAAAGGAATCCAACATGATGAAAGATGAG GTGAAAGACATATTGTATCATTTGTACGTTACGGCCAGAGGGAATCTGCAGAGGCTTATGCCTAAAGAGGTGCGAATACTCAAGTATCTACTATCCATAGAGGATCCCAAGGAACAGATGAGCGCTCTACAAGACGCTTTTACCCCTGGAGAGGAGCTTGAAGGGACTGATGTAGACTACTTGTACAC GACGCCTGAGCATTTGCAGAGCTTGATAAAAACGGTGCTGGAGGCGTATCATTTCAGTAGAGAAGGGAGTTTAGTGAAGGAAGCCAAGGACCTTATGCATCCTGAGCTTATCGCCAAAATGGAACAACTCAAGCTGGTTGTTGAGAAGAAATATATGTGA
- the LOC106411644 gene encoding tRNA (carboxymethyluridine(34)-5-O)-methyltransferase, which produces MRDVKVKANSKSTEEEEENEMSSSLSVKSTPEIEKKYVHRVYDAIAPHFSSTRFAKWPKVAAFLESLPSGSVVLDAGCGNGKYLGLNPSCFFIGCDISNPLIKICSDKGQEVLVADAVNLPYREEFGDAAISIAVLHHLSTENRRKSAIEELVRVVKPGGFVLITVWAAEQEDKSLLTKWTPLSPKYVEEWVGPGSPMNSPRVRNNPFFGLESIPETDVSAKEQKAETSPSFGLESIPETEESTREPKAESVPETQDSLGEQNDKSSVEVLLEALKMNQQEYFVPWHLPYHRAEVSGASASALASGLAKKDDRKGTVVYNRYYHVFSEGELERLASGVGNAMIVDRFYDKSNWCIVLQKEALNQD; this is translated from the exons ATGAGAGACGTCAAAGTGAAAGCTAATTCTAAgtcaactgaagaagaagaagaaaatgagatgTCTTCGTCACTGAGCGTTAAATCCACACCGGAGATCGAGAAAAAGTATGTTCATCGAGTGTACGACGCTATTGCTCCACATTTCAGCTCCACAAGGTTTGCTAAGTGGCCTAAAGTCGCTGCCTTTCTCGAGTCGTTGCCTTCTGGATCTGTGGTTCTTGATGCAGGTTGCGGAAACGGCAAGTATCTGGGGTTAAACCCGAGCTGTTTCTTTATAGGATGCGACATAAGTAACCCACTTATCAAAATCTGCTCGGATAAAGGCCAAGAGGTTCTCGTTGCAGACGCTGTCAATCTTCCTTACAGAGAGGAGTTCGGCGATGCAGCCATCTCCATTGCGGTTTTGCATCACTTGAGCACCGAGAACAGAAGGAAGAGTGCCATCGAGGAACTGGTTCGGGTCGTTAAGCCTGGTGGATTCGTTCTCATCACGGTTTGGGCGGCAGAGCAGGAAGACAAATCTTTGCTCACTAAATGGACACCATTGTCTCCAAAGTATGTTGAGGAATGGGTCGGACCAGGTAGTCCAATGAACAGCCCTCGTGTAAGGAACAACCCGTTCTTCGGTCTTGAGAGCATTCCAGAGACTGACGTGAGTGCAAAGGAGCAAAAGGCTGAGACCAGCCCATCCTTCGGTCTTGAGAGCATTCCAGAGACCGAGGAGAGCACGAGAGAGCCAAAGGCTGAGAGCGTCCCAGAGACCCAAGATAGCTTGGGCGAGCAAAATGATAAGAGCTCTGTTGAAGTGTTATTGGAGGCTCTGAAGATGAATCAGCAAGAGTACTTTGTTCCATGGCATTTACCGTACCACCGTGCTGAAGTTAGTGGTGCATCCGCTTCTGCACTTGCAAGTGGCCTTGCGAAGAAAGACGATAGAAAAGGAACTGTTGTGTACAACAGATACTACCACGTCTTCAGTGAAGGCGAACTTGAAAG GTTGGCATCTGGAGTAGGCAATGCAATGATAGTTGATAGATTTTACGACAAGTCCAATTGGTGTATTGTTCTTCAGAAAGAAGCTTTAAACCAAGATTGA